From Pagrus major chromosome 2, Pma_NU_1.0, one genomic window encodes:
- the kcnj1a.1 gene encoding ATP-sensitive inward rectifier potassium channel 1a.1 produces MFGFVNKRIQNCMAERRSRRTRLVTKDGRCNIEYGNIKYSTHFAFLADFWTTFVEIRWRFVLLLFIASFTLSWFIFGLLWYWIARSNGDLTWQKPQSDHTPCVDNVVGLTTAFLYSLETQTTIGYGGRALTPVCPGAVALLVIQSLLGAIINCFMCGVILSKISLPKKRAKTITFSDMAVISPKNGSLCLSIRVGNLRKTLMIGSQIYGKLLRTTNTPDGETIIMDQVNIDFVVDAGKDNLFFICPLTLYHIIDKSSPFFDMAVDTLHKQDFELVVFLDGTAESTSSSCQVRTSFIPQEVMWGYNFLPIISRSKEGKYRVDFSNFSKVVPVATAHCAYCFHNIKGHHHHSREGHDNEGFEVIDIHDPPNVTKM; encoded by the coding sequence ATGTTTGGATTTGTGAACAAACGTATCCAGAACTGTATGGCGGAGCGAAGAAGCCGCAGGACCAGACTAGTGACCAAAGATGGCCGCTGCAACATCGAATACGGAAACATCAAGTACAGCACACACTTTGCATTCCTGGCTGATTTCTGGACCACCTTTGTGGAGATCCGGTGGCgttttgtcctcctcctcttcatcgcCTCTTTCACCCTCAGCTGGTTCATTTTTGGCCTGCTGTGGTACTGGATCGCCCGGAGCAATGGAGACCTAACGTGGCAAAAACCCCAATCAGACCACACTCCATGCGTTGATAATGTTGTTGGACTCACCACAGCGTTCCTCTACTCTCTTGAAACCCAGACAACGATTGGGTACGGTGGCCGAGCACTCACCCCTGTCTGTCCTGGTGCTGTGGCCCTTCTTGTCATCCAGTCTCTCCTCGGAGCCATTATCAACTGCTTCATGTGTGGAGTCATCCTGTCCAAGATCTCCTTACCCAAAAAGAGAGCTAAGACTATCACATTCAGTGATATGGCTGTCATCAGTCCCAAAAATGGTTCACTTTGCCTGTCGATCAGAGTGGGGAACCTACGCAAGACCCTGATGATCGGAAGCCAGATCTATGGTAAGCTGCTGAGGACAACCAACACACCAGACGGGGAGACAATCATCATGGACCAGGTGAACATTGACTTTGTGGTAGATGCTGGGAAAGACAACCTCTTCTTCATATGTCCTCTCACGCTCTACCACATCATCGACAAAAGCAGCCCCTTCTTTGATATGGCGGTGGACACGCTCCACAAACAAGACTTTGAGCTGGTCGTCTTCCTCGACGGCACCGCGGAGtccaccagctcctcctgcCAAGTCCGGACCTCCTTTATTCCCCAGGAGGTAATGTGGGGCTACAACTTCTTGCCCATCATTTCTAGAAGCAAGGAGGGCAAGTACAGAGTAGATTTCTCCAACTTCTCCAAGGTGGTGCCAGTGGCCACTGCACACTGCGCCTACTGTTTCCACAACATCAAGGGTCACCATCACCACTCCAGAGAAGGACATGACAACGAGGGCTTTGAGGTGATTGATATCCATGATCCCCCAAATGTCACTAAGATGTGA